The Malaclemys terrapin pileata isolate rMalTer1 chromosome 24, rMalTer1.hap1, whole genome shotgun sequence genome contains a region encoding:
- the PRAM1 gene encoding PML-RARA-regulated adapter molecule 1: MEGERVKRLRAKFQENRQKFPETSNRPGIQLADSLAKEETHALKPGSERDQSTKLPKAKRMGLKNAPFSQDDVPGLGPLCEDPAWMANSKDRNAMESSLHPAGLQTGIQEAPPEQKGTRRNSNLPQRSQTQQTWPLIKHARNQGVNAGAPLVPAKGTAIPSLLDTPRSVSEKWQPKFPKRKPLPHATALGLKPMKPQRPPEVDLERFWKAAAIRAHAYPAPEPVRGMRHVRLSSQAAPSPCIPSSAGEVLRCDQEQIYDDVEAVGPIGKGKRRPLSPASRLPASPRSGTGAKLIPDRFPPPPAEPRKSQISKLSGKHGKNLKQCKKEEQADKEFRKKFKFEGEIRALTRMMVDPNVAEKKGGGKNLPLKRGEILDVIQLTSPERILCRNNQWKYGYVPRMALLQLDTDIYDDVAFCDEINSSTNVSK, from the exons ATG GAAGGAGAACGTGTTAAACGCCTACGGGCCAAGTTCCAAGAGAACAGGCAAAAATTCCCTGAAACAAGCAACAGGCCAGGGATTCAGCTTGCAGACTCACTTGCAAAGGAGGAGACACACGCACTTAAACCTGGATCTGAGAGGGACCAATCTACTAAATTACCCAAAGCCAAGAGGATGGGTTTGAAAAATGCTCCTTTCTCTCAGGATGACGTTCCAGGCTTGGGGCCCCTTTGTGAAGACCCCGCCTGGATGGCTAACTCCAAGGATAGAAATGCTATGGAATCCAGCCTCCACCCAGCCGGTCTGCAAACAGGAATACAAGAGGCACCCCCTGAACAAAAGGGCACAAGGAGGAATTCAAACCTTCCTCAGAGAAGCCAGACTCAGCAGACCTGGCCACTGATCAAGCATGCTAGGAATCAAGGAGTAAATGCTGGTGCCCCCCTGGTTCCTGCCAAAGGAACAGCCATCCCATCCCTACTGGACACTCCAAGAAGTGTATCAGAGAAATGGCAACCTAAGTTTCCCAAGAGAAAGCCGCTGCCACATGCAACCGCACTGGGACTCAAGCCAATGAAACCCCAGCGCCCTCCGGAGGTGGATCTAGAGAGGTTCTGGAAGGCTGCTGCTATCAGAGCACATGCTTATCCTGCACCAGAGCCAGTGAGAGGCATGAGGCATG TGCGACTTTCATCTCAAGCTGCTCCGTCTCCTTGTATCCCGAGTTCGGCAGGGGAAGTACTGAGATG TGACCAAGAGCAGATCTATGATGATGTGGAAGCAGTTGGGCCAATTGGCAAAGGGAAAAGACGTCCATTATCACCTGCTTCCCGGCTTCCAGCAAGTCCTCGCTCTGGAACAG GTGCCAAGCTGATCCCTGACAGATTTCCCCCGCCGCCCGCTGAGCCCAG aAAATCCCAGATTTCAAAGCTAAGCGGGAAACATGGGAAGAATCTCAAACAGTGCAAGAAAGAAGAGCAGGCGGACAAGGAATTTCGGAAGAAATTCAAG TTCGAAGGGGAAATCCGCGCTCTGACCCGAATGATGGTCGATCCCAACGTGGCTGagaagaaagggggagggaagaatcTGCCGCTTAAACGAGGAGAGATTCTGGACGTCATTCAGTTAACGAGTCCCGAGAGAATACTCTGCCGGAACAACCAGTGGAAGT ATGGCTACGTCCCCAGGATGGCGCTGCTGCAGCT